TGACTACAAAGGCAACGCTTACTACGCTCACCTGGAAGAAGTTCACGACAAAATTAAACGTGGCGAGAAAGTGACCGAGAAAGAAATGGGCGGTACCGAGTGCGGTAAATGTCACTATTAATTAAAAGAAACTTAGCAATTACAGTTTATATAGCTTAAATGGACAGCAATAAAAAATACTGGAAAGGTTTAGAAGAACTAAACAACACGCCAGAATTTGTTGAGAAAAATAAAAACGAATTCGCAGAGCCTATTCCTATCGAGGATTTGCTGAGCGGAGACGGCTTATCGGGCCGTACCCCTCGCCGCGATTTCTTAAAAGCACTGGGCTTTGGTGTAGGTGCGGTTGCCCTGGCTGCTTGTCAGCCGGTGCCTGTGCACAAATCAATCCCTTACTTGATCAAGCCAGAAGAGGTTACTCCTGGTATTCCTAACTACTATGTGTCAAGTTTTGAAGGTCAGCCTATCCTGGTTAAAACCCGTGAAGGTCGCCCTATCAAAATTGAAGGTAACCCTGAAGATATCCTGGCAAAAGGTGGCTTAAGCTCACAAGGTCAGGCATCAGTTTTAGACCTGTATAACGCAGGCCGCCTGCAGGCTCCGCAAAAAAACGGTGCTGATGCTGGTTGGGATGCCGTAGATGCATTTGTTAAAACCGAGCTGACTGCCATTAAAGCTGCCGGTAAAAAGATCCGTATCGTTTCTTCAACCGTTTACAGCCCTTCAACTCAGGCTGTAATTGCACAGTTCACTGCTCAGTACCCAACTACAAAACACATTAATTATGATGCGGTATCATACACCGGTATCATCAAAGCTAACGAGAACAGCTTTGGTAAAGCCGTTATCCCGCATTATAACTTTGATAAAGCCGATGTAATTGTAAGCTTCAGCGCCGATTTCTTAGGTAGCTGGATGGCTAACGAAGAGTATACCCGTCAGTACGTTTCTAACCGCGGTCAAAAAGCACTGGAAGCTAAAAAGATGTCACGCCACGTTCAGTTTGAAACTGGCATGAGCTTAACCGGTTCTAATGCTGATACCCGCGTGCCTTTAAAACCATCTGAAGAAGGTTTGGCTATCATCGCGCTGTACAATGCTATTGCTGGTACTACACTGCCAGGCACTAAAGCTTTAGACAACAAAGCATTAGACGCTGCTGTTAAAGTTGCTGCTAAAGAGCTGGTTGCTGCTAAAGGTAAAGCCTTAGTTGTTGCAGGTGCTAATGATGTAGCTACTCAGGTACTGGTAAACGCCATCAACTCACTGTTGGGCAGCTACGGTACTACTATCGACTTAGATAACACTGTAAATAAATTTGCTGGTAACGATCAGGATTTCATCGACCTGTTAAGCGAGATGAACCGCGGCGAAGTTGATGCCGTATTCTTCCTGAATACTAACCCTGCTTATAACTACTACAAACCTGCTGAGTTTGCATCGGCCCTGAAAAAAGTTCGCCTGAAAGTGAGCTTGACCGAGCAACTGGACGAAACCGCAAAACTGTGTGACGTTGTTGCTGCCAACAACCACTTCCTTGAATCATGGGGTGATGCACAGGTATTGACTGGTTACCATTCAGTAATTCAGCCAACTATTAACCCGGTATACAACACCCGTCAGGCTGAGCAAAGCTTGATGAACTGGAGCGATAGCCCTGTTAAAGATTACTACACTTTTGTACGTAACAACTGGGATGCCACTGTGTTCCCTAAAACAGGTGCAACCGGCCAGCCAGCATGGGAAAAATTACTGCAAACCGGCTTTGTTAAATTTGCCGATGTTACTGCAGGTTCTTATACCTTCTCTAAAGATCTTAACGCGGTAGCTACTACCATTGCACAACAAAGTGCAAAACAAGCTACCAGCGGTGCTGATAAAGTAGAGCTGAGCCTTTACGAAAACGTATCTGTAGGTAGCGGTGCCCGCGCCAATAACCCTTGGTTGCAGGAGTTGCCTGATCCGGTTTCAAAAGTAACCTGGGACAACTTTGCTGCTGTTTCTCCACTGTACGGCAGAGACGTACTGAAAGCAGAGCAGGGCGATGTTGTTGAGATTACTGTTGACGGTTACAGCGTTAAATTACCATTGTTGTTCCAACCAGGCCAGGCATCTGGTACCGTATCTATAGCTTTAGGTTACGGTCGTACGGCTGCCGGCAAAGTAGGTGATGGCGTAGGTCAGAATGCTTATCCGTTCTACAGCCTGTTGAATGGTACTTTCCAAACTTCATCTGTTGCTTCTATCAAAGTAACCGGTGTTAAATCTCCACTTGCACAAACACAAACTCACCACTCATACGAAGGTCGTAACGTTATCCGCGAAACTACCCTGTCTAAATACCTGAAAGATCCGGGTGCTGCCAGCGGTAAATCAGAGAAACGTAAAGAGTACGCTTCTATGTGGGATGAGTATGAACGCCCTACCTATGATTGGGTTATGGCGATCGACCTGAATGCTTGTACTGGTTGTGGCGCCTGTGTGGTTGCTTGTAACGCAGAAAACAACGTTCCGGTAGTTGGTAAAGACGAGGTAATGCGTCGTCGCGAGATGCACTGGATCCGTATTGACCGTTACTATAGCTTTAACGAAGGTGCAGGCGAGCCTGTAACAGAGGAAGCTGAAATTGCTAAACTGAAAAACCTGGATAACGTATCTGTAGTGCACCAGCCAATGCTGTGCCAGCACTGTGATCACGCTCCGTGCGAGACTGTATGTCCGGTACTGGCTACCGTACACTCAAGCGAAGGTTTGAACCACATGGCTTACAACCGTTGCGTTGGTACCCGTTACTGCGCTAACAACTGTCCATACAAAGTACGTCGCTTCAACTGGTTTAACTACTGGAACGATGCCCGCTTTGAAAACTACATGCAAGAGCAATATACTCAGCTGGTGTTAAACCCAGACGTTGTTACCCGTTTCCGCGGTGTAATGGAGAAATGTTCTATGTGTATCCAGCGTATCCAGGCTGGTAAACTGAAAGCCAAAATGGAGAACCGTCCGTACAAAGATGGCGACGTTAAAATGGCTTGTCAGCAAACCTGTTCTGCAAACGCTATCATCTTCGGTAACAGAAACGATCCTAACTCTGAAGTTGCTAAAGCACTGGCCAGCGAACGTACTTACTACGTACTGGAAGAGCTTAACGTGAAACCAGGCATTGGTTACCAGGTGAAAGTTAGAAATGTAAACGAGTTAGAAGCTTAATTTATCATCAAAGAGATATAAACATATATGGCATCTCATAATGAATCAATACTCAGGGAACCGTTAGTTACCGGCAAGGATATTACCTATGCCAAGGTTACCAATGATATTCTGATCCCTGTAGAAAATAAACCTAACAAAGCCTGGTGGATAGGCTTTGTGGTTGCCTCTCTAGGCGCGTGCCTTTGGGTATTCGCTGTAAGCTGGACCTTCTGGTTCGGTATCGGCTCTTGGGGCTTGAACAAAACAGTAGGTTGGGCATGGGACATCACCGGCTTCGTATGGTGGGTAGGTATCGGTCACGCCGGTACGCTTATCTCGGCGGTATTGTTATTGTTCCGTCAAAACTGGCGTAACTCTATCAACCGTTCTGCAGAAGCGATGACGATCTTTGCGGTTATCTGTGCCGCTACTTACGTAGTATCACACATGGGCCGTCCTTGGTTAGCTTTCTATCCACTGCCTTTGCCAAACCAGTACGGTACGTTACCGGTTAACTTTAACTCACCACTGGTATGGGACGTATTTGCGATCTCTACTTACTTCTCAGTATCATTGGTATTCTGGTACACTGGTTTATTACCAGATATCGCTGCCATCCGTGACCGCGCTACTGGCATCAAACAAAAAATCTATTCAGTTTGCTCTTTCGGCTGGACAGGTTCAGTTAAAACCTGGCAACGTTTTGAGACCGTGTCATTAATTCTGGCAGGTATCTCAACTCCACTGGTACTTTCGGTACACACCATCGTATCTATGGACTTTGCAACTTCACTGGAACCAGGCTGGCACACTACCATCTTCCCTCCGTACTTCGTTGCGGGCGCGATCTTCTCAGGTTTCGCGATGGTACAAACCCTGTTGCTGGTTGCACGTAAAGTATTAGGCCTAGAAAACTATATCACGATGTTCCACATCGAGTCGATGAACAAGATCATCTTAACTACCGGCTCTATCGTAGGTATCGCTTATATCACTGAGTTCTTCATCGCTTACTACTCTGGTAGCGAGTACGAGCAGTACACCTTCTTAAACCGCTTTATCGGTCCGTACTGGTGGGCAGGTTGTATGATGTATGGCTGTAACGTACTGATGACGCAGCTGATGTGGTTCAAGAGTATCCGTACCAACATTCCACTGTCATGGTGTTTATCTATCATCGTAAACATTGGTATGTGGTTCGAACGTTTTGTGATCATCGTTGTATCACTGCACCGTGACTTTATCCCTTCAAGCTGGGCAATGTTCTATCCAACCTGGGTTGACGTGAGCATATTCGTAGGTTCAATCGGCTTGTTCTTCACCATGTTCCTGTTGTTCATCCGCGTGCTGCCAGCTGTGGCTATCGCCGAGGTGAAACTGCTGCTGAAATCATCAAGCGAGCAGGCTAAGAAGAAATTGATTGCGGACGGTCACCTGGATCACTCGCATGTTGAATTCTACAAAGATTCATTAACCAAATTTGACAGTGTTGAACTGGCTGAATACGAAAAAGCATAAACGAAGATGAGCAGTACTAAATTTATATTGGGCCTTTTTGACGATCCTGATGAACTGATGCACGGGATTGACAAGCTGCAGAAAAACAGCGTGCCTATCTATGATGTATATTCACCAATGCCTATTCACGGTATTGAGGCTAAACTGGGCATTAAAGATTCTCGCCTGGGCTATGCAGCCTTTATGTTTGGTTGTATAGGTGGTACCGTGGTATTTACCATTATGTACTACATGCTGGTGCATGACTGGCCAATGAACATTGGTGGTAAGCCGCACTTTGCTGTTCCGGATTTTATTCCAATCACTTTTGAGTGGACCGTACTGTTTACTGCTTTCGGTATGGCATTCACTTTCTTCTATGCAACGCACCTTTTCCCGGGCCGTACACCACGCGTGATGGACCTGCGCGCAACCGATGACCGATTTGTAATCGCCATCGATGCTAAAGGAAATGTACCGCACGCAGATATCGACAATATATTAAAAGAAGCAGGAGCCGTAGAAATTAAGCATAACGACAGAAAATATGTTAGCTATGAATAAAAACAGAATATTGGGCGCAACGGCCATCGTTATCGCTGCCACGGTAGTACTGTCATCGTGCAAAGATAAAAGGAGCACCGGTTGGGAATACGCTCCCAATATGTACGAACACATTGCCTATGACCCGGATCAGGCAAACCCTAACTTTAAAGACGGCAAAACCGCACAGGTGCCGCCTGCAGGTACTATTCCGGTTGGCTTTGTAAAATTTGATTACCCGAACACTAAAGAAGGATACGAACTGGCAGGTGCGCAAGTAAAGAGCCCGTTATTCCTTACCAGCAAAAATATTGAGGAAGGCAAAGTATTGTTTACCAGCTTCTGCTCACCATGCCACGGCCAACACGGTCAGGGTGACGGCGAGGTAGTAGCACACGGTTTCCCTGCGCCGCCTTCATACTCAAAAGGCCAGTCGTCTCGCGGCGGTAACATGAGCGACCTGACCGATGGCAAAATTTACCACACCATTACTTATGGTGTAAACGCCATGGGTTCATACGCTTCGCAGCTGTCGCCAGAGGAGCGCTGGAAAGTAGTAATGTATGTTCACCAGTTACAAAAAACCTTATAAGATTTAAATTTAATGAGTACTCACGATCACAATCATCATATAGAGGAGCGTTTTGAGTTTGGTGGCAAGCTCAAAACCTATAGCCTTGCTGCTATCGGAGTTGGTGCGTTACTGGTAATACTTGGCTTTGCTTTTGGTCAAGGTTCATATGCCATGTCAAACCTGTTGCTGATGGCTTATTATTTCGCCTGTGTTTGTATCTGCGGCGCTTTCTTCTGCGGCGTGCAATACGTAGCTCAAGCAGGTTGGTCGGCATCTATTCTGCGTATCCCGCAGGCTTTCGCTCAAACATTACTGTGGGCCGGCGTTATCCTGATACTGGTAGTTATAGCTGGTTTATATGTTCAGTTCCCTTTCAAAAATATTGAAGGCGAAACACACGTATTACCGGCATTATACCACTGGGCCGCTAAAGATGCTACTGTTAAAGGCAGTGAAATTTACGATCCTGTTTTAATTAAAAAAGCAGGTTACCTGAATATTCCTTTCTTCATCATCCGTATTGCAGCGATGGTATTTGCTTACGCCCTGTTTGGCCGTATGCTGGTAAGATACTCACTGAACGAAGATGAAGTAGGAGGTATGCTGAACTACAAGAAATCATTCAAAATTTCTGCTACGTTCCTGGCTATCCTGGGCTTTACCTTCCCGCTGTTTGCATTTGACAACATCATGTCTGTAGAATCACACTGGTTCTCTACCATGTTCGGCTGGTATAACTTTGCCGCCATGTGGGTGAGCGGTCTGTCAGTAATGACATTAGTAATCATCTACCTGCGCAAACAAGGTTACATGCAATGGGTAACAGAAAGTCATTTGCATAACATGGGTCTGTTCATGTTTGCGTTCTCGATCTTCTGGACTTACACCTGGTTTGCTCAGTTCCTGTTACAGTATTATGCCAACATCCCTGAGGAGGTTGAATATTTCTACCGTCGTTGGGAGCCTGATTATATGTTCCTGTTCTGGACTAACCTGGTAATCAACTTCTGTGCACCATTATTGGTTATCATGATGCGCGATTCAAAACGTAACTACAATGTGTTACAGTGGATTGCTTCTATCCTGGTGATTGGTCACTGGTTAGATTATTACGTAATGATTATGCCTGGTACCCAGGGAACAACTGAGCACTGGTGGCAACATTTCTCTATGTTTGGTTTCATTGAGATAGGCGCGTTTTTAACATTTGCAGGTTTATTCTGTTTCATGATGTTCTCTGCGCTGGCCAAGTTCTCATCACTGATTCCAAAGAAACATCCGTTCCTGGAAGAGAGCCTGCACCACCATATTTAATTGTTAACTTTGTCAAATAACTGAGAATACCAAACGAACAACAATAATGGGATTCAAAAATTTCATAAATTCTAAAAAGCTTGCTGCACTTACAGCGGTAATGATGCTTGGCGGTACCAACCTGCTGATGGCACAAACCGCTGCATCGTCTGAGATTACCGATGAACAAAAGTCGCAGGCATTAACTAACGCCGGTTATTACGTATTGCTTTTTCTGCTGATATGTCTGGTGGTAGCTATTGTTGGCCGTATATTAAAAGTATATGAGCTGACTAATAATCTGCAAGGTAAAAAGGCAGGTACGAACTATAACAAAGTTATGGGTACGCTGTTCCTTATCTTCCTGGCTTTTGGTCTGGTTGGTGCTTACTGGTCATTTACCGTACAAGGTAGCATGACACTGCCAGAAGCAGCTTCTAAACACGGCGTACAAATTGACCACATGTTCACCACAACAACGGTGTTCACCATGTTTGTGTTTTTTGTTACCCAGATATTACTGTTCGGTTTTGCATTCCTTTACAAAAGCACTGCTAAACGTAAAGCACACTTCTTACCGCACAACAACACCATTGAGAAAGTTTGGACTATCGTTCCGGCTGTAGTATTGACAGTGTTAGTGGTGTTCGGTTTCACTACCTGGCGTTCAGTAATGAACTCTGCAGAGGTAAAAGGCGATATCAAC
This region of Mucilaginibacter yixingensis genomic DNA includes:
- the nrfD gene encoding NrfD/PsrC family molybdoenzyme membrane anchor subunit, which encodes MASHNESILREPLVTGKDITYAKVTNDILIPVENKPNKAWWIGFVVASLGACLWVFAVSWTFWFGIGSWGLNKTVGWAWDITGFVWWVGIGHAGTLISAVLLLFRQNWRNSINRSAEAMTIFAVICAATYVVSHMGRPWLAFYPLPLPNQYGTLPVNFNSPLVWDVFAISTYFSVSLVFWYTGLLPDIAAIRDRATGIKQKIYSVCSFGWTGSVKTWQRFETVSLILAGISTPLVLSVHTIVSMDFATSLEPGWHTTIFPPYFVAGAIFSGFAMVQTLLLVARKVLGLENYITMFHIESMNKIILTTGSIVGIAYITEFFIAYYSGSEYEQYTFLNRFIGPYWWAGCMMYGCNVLMTQLMWFKSIRTNIPLSWCLSIIVNIGMWFERFVIIVVSLHRDFIPSSWAMFYPTWVDVSIFVGSIGLFFTMFLLFIRVLPAVAIAEVKLLLKSSSEQAKKKLIADGHLDHSHVEFYKDSLTKFDSVELAEYEKA
- a CDS encoding cytochrome c, with translation MLAMNKNRILGATAIVIAATVVLSSCKDKRSTGWEYAPNMYEHIAYDPDQANPNFKDGKTAQVPPAGTIPVGFVKFDYPNTKEGYELAGAQVKSPLFLTSKNIEEGKVLFTSFCSPCHGQHGQGDGEVVAHGFPAPPSYSKGQSSRGGNMSDLTDGKIYHTITYGVNAMGSYASQLSPEERWKVVMYVHQLQKTL
- a CDS encoding DUF3341 domain-containing protein; amino-acid sequence: MSSTKFILGLFDDPDELMHGIDKLQKNSVPIYDVYSPMPIHGIEAKLGIKDSRLGYAAFMFGCIGGTVVFTIMYYMLVHDWPMNIGGKPHFAVPDFIPITFEWTVLFTAFGMAFTFFYATHLFPGRTPRVMDLRATDDRFVIAIDAKGNVPHADIDNILKEAGAVEIKHNDRKYVSYE
- a CDS encoding TAT-variant-translocated molybdopterin oxidoreductase; translation: MDSNKKYWKGLEELNNTPEFVEKNKNEFAEPIPIEDLLSGDGLSGRTPRRDFLKALGFGVGAVALAACQPVPVHKSIPYLIKPEEVTPGIPNYYVSSFEGQPILVKTREGRPIKIEGNPEDILAKGGLSSQGQASVLDLYNAGRLQAPQKNGADAGWDAVDAFVKTELTAIKAAGKKIRIVSSTVYSPSTQAVIAQFTAQYPTTKHINYDAVSYTGIIKANENSFGKAVIPHYNFDKADVIVSFSADFLGSWMANEEYTRQYVSNRGQKALEAKKMSRHVQFETGMSLTGSNADTRVPLKPSEEGLAIIALYNAIAGTTLPGTKALDNKALDAAVKVAAKELVAAKGKALVVAGANDVATQVLVNAINSLLGSYGTTIDLDNTVNKFAGNDQDFIDLLSEMNRGEVDAVFFLNTNPAYNYYKPAEFASALKKVRLKVSLTEQLDETAKLCDVVAANNHFLESWGDAQVLTGYHSVIQPTINPVYNTRQAEQSLMNWSDSPVKDYYTFVRNNWDATVFPKTGATGQPAWEKLLQTGFVKFADVTAGSYTFSKDLNAVATTIAQQSAKQATSGADKVELSLYENVSVGSGARANNPWLQELPDPVSKVTWDNFAAVSPLYGRDVLKAEQGDVVEITVDGYSVKLPLLFQPGQASGTVSIALGYGRTAAGKVGDGVGQNAYPFYSLLNGTFQTSSVASIKVTGVKSPLAQTQTHHSYEGRNVIRETTLSKYLKDPGAASGKSEKRKEYASMWDEYERPTYDWVMAIDLNACTGCGACVVACNAENNVPVVGKDEVMRRREMHWIRIDRYYSFNEGAGEPVTEEAEIAKLKNLDNVSVVHQPMLCQHCDHAPCETVCPVLATVHSSEGLNHMAYNRCVGTRYCANNCPYKVRRFNWFNYWNDARFENYMQEQYTQLVLNPDVVTRFRGVMEKCSMCIQRIQAGKLKAKMENRPYKDGDVKMACQQTCSANAIIFGNRNDPNSEVAKALASERTYYVLEELNVKPGIGYQVKVRNVNELEA
- a CDS encoding quinol:cytochrome C oxidoreductase, which encodes MSTHDHNHHIEERFEFGGKLKTYSLAAIGVGALLVILGFAFGQGSYAMSNLLLMAYYFACVCICGAFFCGVQYVAQAGWSASILRIPQAFAQTLLWAGVILILVVIAGLYVQFPFKNIEGETHVLPALYHWAAKDATVKGSEIYDPVLIKKAGYLNIPFFIIRIAAMVFAYALFGRMLVRYSLNEDEVGGMLNYKKSFKISATFLAILGFTFPLFAFDNIMSVESHWFSTMFGWYNFAAMWVSGLSVMTLVIIYLRKQGYMQWVTESHLHNMGLFMFAFSIFWTYTWFAQFLLQYYANIPEEVEYFYRRWEPDYMFLFWTNLVINFCAPLLVIMMRDSKRNYNVLQWIASILVIGHWLDYYVMIMPGTQGTTEHWWQHFSMFGFIEIGAFLTFAGLFCFMMFSALAKFSSLIPKKHPFLEESLHHHI
- a CDS encoding cytochrome c oxidase subunit II, encoding MGFKNFINSKKLAALTAVMMLGGTNLLMAQTAASSEITDEQKSQALTNAGYYVLLFLLICLVVAIVGRILKVYELTNNLQGKKAGTNYNKVMGTLFLIFLAFGLVGAYWSFTVQGSMTLPEAASKHGVQIDHMFTTTTVFTMFVFFVTQILLFGFAFLYKSTAKRKAHFLPHNNTIEKVWTIVPAVVLTVLVVFGFTTWRSVMNSAEVKGDINIDITGHQFAWELRYPGKDGKLGTKNYTLVTGLNNLGIDYKDKNSFDDLKADTLVIPVNKSIRLNILAQDVIHSVYMPYFRVQLNAVPGLPTFFKFVPTVTTAQMREKLNDQTFEYKVYCAKICGGGHYNMQKIIRVVSDAEYQQWLTTLKPYLSDPLKKELKLADAGQQNSEVKNRLALNN